A window from Montipora capricornis isolate CH-2021 chromosome 7, ASM3666992v2, whole genome shotgun sequence encodes these proteins:
- the LOC138056140 gene encoding uncharacterized protein, with translation MSEQDVSYPLEVTFIWENAEDYGGPRKEFFGCVMRSIRDKLFFDTGNGEYKLTKDLTALTENHYFGAGLTFDLNMLQGGPLPCFMQEEQMQRLVGETAMELSDAEKQFQLGLAKVCLLELIKRKPCLVFLLRKTAVVPLTKAKLIKLLRPRFSEEGSNQRQQENAAYRTFLEYLKEVTAGRRDNVSLPKILKFVTGSEIEPVLGYAIDPRIEFDKYAPSALPTSNTCINKLTLAIGDNLPPDRSDIYDFFDYAFTSDYFGII, from the exons ATGTCGGAGCAGGATGTAAGCTATCCACTGGAAGTGACTTTCATTTGGGAGAACGCAGAAGATTACGGTGGGCCGCGGAAAGAGTTTTTTGGTTGCGTCATGAGATCGATTCGAGACAAGTTGTTTTTCGATACGGGAAACGGAGAATATAAACTCACAAAAGACTTAACAGCGTTAACTGAAAATCACTACTTTGGAGCCGGTCTCACATTTG ATCTCAATATGCTGCAGGGTGGGCCATTGCCATGTTTTATGCAGGAAGAGCAGATGCAGAGATTAGTCGGTGAGACTGCAATGGAGCTTAGCGATGCTGAAAAGCAGTTTCAGTTGGGATTGGCTAAAGTTTGTCTTTTGGAG CTCATAAAGCGGAAACCATGTCTAGTTTTTCTGTTGAGGAAAACGGCGGTGGTCCCCTTGACTAAAGCGAAGCTCATTAAGTTGCTGAGGCCACGTTTCTCAGAGGAGGGGAGCAATCAAAGACAGCAAGAAAACGCAGCCTATAGGACCTTCTTAGAGTACCTCAAAGAAGTTACAG CTGGTAGAAGAGACAACGTCAGTCTACCAAAGATTCTGAAATTTGTTACTGGAAGTGAAATAGAACCCGTCTTGGGCTACGCCATAGACCCTCGCATAGAATTTGACAAATACGCACCATCAGCCTTGCCAACGAGCAATACTTGTATCAACAAGCTCACATTAGCTATTGGTGATAACTTACCCCCTGACCGAAGCGACATATATGACTTCTTTGACTATGCTTTTACAAGTGATTACTTCGGGATTATATAA
- the LOC138056141 gene encoding putative nuclease HARBI1, with protein MAEEMLLLYEMLDESIEEELLNDDEGDIHLIGAIIPFMRRDLIRNVSFFEVVVPCYSLDEFRGHFRMTRNTFESLSQELAATGSIPHGNRFGRKAIPLQKQVLIFVWFISNLDAMRSVSDRFDVTLSSLERILKRVTEAIVALRREYIKWPRDDEMEVIMQNFELQTLPGFPRIIGVIDGTHIRIKPPVKQPEAYVNRKKFHSFNTQLVCDDNMVFRDVLVGWPGSVHDSRILRNSSLSATATNKFPGDSHLLGDGGYPLKRWLITPFRDNGNLSPRQRKFNQTLSSLRSVVERSIRLLKGRWRKLGLLLELMVHLILASCVLHNYCLLKDDFDDGYFLDGGDDDDDDNYGSNGSGASNNSTPRARDGLRAAEAKRVQLMNIVA; from the exons atggcggaggaAATGCTGCTGTTGTATGAAATGCTTGATGAATCTATCGAAGAGGAATTACTAAATGACGATGAGGGCGACATTCATTTGATCGGAGCAATTATACCATTCATGAGGAGGGATCTTATcagaaatgtttcttttttcgagGTTGTAGTGCCCTGTTACTCACTAGATGAATTTAGAGGGCACTTTCGGATGACGAGAAACACTTTTGAGTCGCTCAGCCAAGAACTCGCCGCAACAGGGTCGATTCCCCATGGAAATCGCTTTGGAAGAAAGGCTATTCCGCTCCAAAAACAGGTTTTGATATTCGTGTGGTTCATCTCAAACTTGGATGCAATGAGATCTGTTTCTGACAGGTTCGATGTAACGCTCAGTAGCTTGGAGAGAATCCTAAAAAGAGTAACAGAAGCTATTGTTGCTTTACGACGGGAATACATCAAGTGGCCGAGAG ACGATGAGATGGAAGTCATCATGCAGAATTTCGAACTACAGACACTTCCAGGATTTCCAAGAATTATAGGTGTCATCGATGGCACACACATCCGAATCAAACCTCCTGTAAAGCAGCCTGAAGCCTACGTGAACAGGAAGAAGTTTCACTCCTTCAATACCCAG TTGGTCTGTGATGATAACATGGTTTTCAGAGATGTCCTAGTAGGCTGGCCGGGATCTGTGCATGATTCCCGCATTTTGAGAAACTCCTCTCTCTCAGCAACAGCCACTAATAAATTTCCAGGAGACTCCCACCTTCTTGGTGATGGGGGATACCCTTTAAAAAG gtggcTTATCACACCTTTTAGGGATAACGGGAACTTATCTCCAAGACAACGGAAGTTCAACCAAACTCTGTCATCTTTGCGATCTGTTGTAGAACGATCAATTCGCCTTTTGAAAGGACGCTGGCGAAAGTTGGGATTGCTTTTAGAACTGATGGTTCATTTAATTTTAGCCTCGTGTGTTTTGCACAATTACTGCCTTCTCAAGGATGATTTTGATGATGGCTATTTCCTtgatggtggtgatgatgatgatgatgataattatggCAGTAATGGAAGTGGTGCCAGTAATAATTCTACTCCCAGAGCTCGAGATGGGTTAAGAGCAGCAGAAGCCAAAAGAGTTCAGCTAATGAATATTGTTGCTTAA